A region of the Lytechinus pictus isolate F3 Inbred unplaced genomic scaffold, Lp3.0 scaffold_20, whole genome shotgun sequence genome:
aaatatttaaaacaaattatgtacaatcccatggaaaaaaaattgtgacacaaAGTAAATTTTGTGTAGcagccctgcaaaaaagcaaagcaaattgcgatgcgatactaGGTAATTTATTCCCTGCAAAGAATTGCATTTAATCTCTAATATATATAGccttttaaaacaatattcttaaacattcaattttcatttttctaaagGCCTAAAACAGAGCAAAAATTGGCAATGGCAAAATGCATTGTTACCCAGTTTCCTGCGTTGgacaatgatgatcatgatgctTACGTAAGTTTTGAGTTCATTATGTTAGTTCATGGCTAGATAAATTGTGTGTAACATTGTTACTTGTTAAAGATAGGATCACCCATTTACAAGCCATGTTCATCATTGACTTTAGGCTCATGATGACCAAGATAACCATTGTTTATACTTAATATCAGCTAATGCTAAATGACCCCCTGAACACGTTATCTGCAGCAGGTTATTATTTACTCAACCAGACAAAAGTGGATGAAACTTGATACAACTGAAAGTCTAAATGCTTAAATCATTGAAAGGTTATTGTCTCAGATTGGGCAAGCCTTTATTAAGGTAAATCTGATTGACCGTACAGTTACCCCAAAGGGTAATATAAATTCTTATGAACAGTGATCTCTACTTCTAAAATTCAatagttttgttttactttttttactcTTTTACTTTAAAGTTGACCTGGTTCACTCCAGCAagccaaaacaaaacaaaagattcATCAGGTTACATTGAAATGCGGCTAAGGAACGTCAGATATCGTGATCCTGCCAGAACGCCAAAAGAAAGCAACAAGAAAGTGCAAGCAAACTTGCCTAATACAGAAGACCTGGATCTGTCGTCAGGTAAGGAAGAAATATAACAACTGAACATTACATAACCTTAGTTAATTGGTCATGGAGATCTAATAGGGGTATTTGTGTCTGCCAGGGAAGCATACACAGAATTAGTCTCAAATAATACCCATGCATGTGTATAGTGTCTTTTAAAAAGTGGGTTTAAGCAATCATGCTGACACATTCAAGCGACATCTGAATATACAAATTAGTTGCGCTGTAACGAAAATGAGGCAATTTTTCGTATCGATCTGAATGATATTTTGGAGATCTGCGCCACAagttccttcctttttttctgtacccTTTTTGTTTGTACAAAATAGTGAAATCAGTCAAGAAATATTCAGGGAAGTGGTTAATTCTTGACATCTTAACAAATAAACTCCTAGTGCTTTAAGGCTTCACATGCTTCATCTATTCAGCGCCATGCACATTACAGTGTATGAGCCTGGGGGTTGAGCGTGCATCATGCAGGCTGCGacgattttttcttcacttgaTTGCCTGGTCAGGCAAGCTTGGCCTTAAAACTGCTTGACCTTGCTAACAAGCCGCATAACAAAACGGTCTGTGCAAAGTTAAAAGTCAGAATATGTTTATGGTTTGTAACTATTTAAGACATGTATAATTTTTGGATGTGTGTAACTTAAGTGATAACATTGATGCAAGCTAACTTACGATTTGATATTAATCATTGTTGCCCAAACCAAAAAATGATTGCCCAGGGCAATCAGGCAACCAATTGTCACAGCCTGCccacatgttttatttcttgtGTTAATTTTTTACTGTCATCAGGTGAAATGGAACATTTGCTTGTGACTGTCATGACTTATAAATAAACTAAAAAGGCATAATGCATTAACTCCCTGaatttatttgcatatttagatAGAGATGAGGAAGTAGATGCAAAAATAAAGTGGCTTCAGGACCACAAAGAGCCAAGGCAACAAGTTCGATCATGGATGAGGGATACCTGTAAGGCGAGGGCAGGCTACATTAgagacaataaggacaaacctGTGCAAGAGCTTTTACTGTTGTTTCCACGTTTAATTGACACAGAAGGAATGGTAAGTTTTCAATGGTACTGACTAGTAAAGTCTTCCTGCTTTTGCAGTAATTCCtgcttttttaatttatgatttCCAGCTTGATCTTGCACTTTTATCTAATTTCAGCCCGTTTTGAAGGCTTTTAAAAGCCCagattcattcacattttcaggtTTTTCCTTCAGGCCAGCTTGCATTTCTAAGACGATGGCACAGTTCTGTAATGTGATGTGAAAAAAATAGGGGTGTCTACATAGGGTGGCAAAATATCACAGCTCTCACAGTTCACAACTTATACACTTTTTAGCTCCCTGCGTTCAAATTTTTTGCAGAGCCATTTTTTGACCAGTCAGCTTAgtaaattattcaattttatgtatatatattgtaattcTTGTAGTTTCCACTTTAATAGAGCAAATAGAATGTACAAAACAGGTTTTCTTTATACTAATGACAAAACATAAAACTATTCGATTTTAACTTTGTCTTTATACAGGTTGACCAGGATTTCCGAATTCTTTTCCCACAATCAGCAGATAAGTTATTCCTCACATGGCCGAAATTTTGCAGACATGTCCTGAACTATGCTGAAAAGCAGGTGGATTGGAGGCTATACCTTAACTTCAAAGGTGCTGTTGAAACAGGTAAAATGGTGCTTATGTCTAACAGCTTCACTCTTCTTTCAAACCTACAGTCAGGCCATGCCATGCCCGTCACTTTGACAGGTAACTTCCCTTTTTGACGGGCAAGTAATGAACATTTTATACAAATTCAGCCCATTTTGGACAGGCACTCTTTCAAAAATGAGGGGCAACTCCAAAATTCTAACTAAGGCCCTGCCTACAGTAGTGAATATGCAATTTGAAAtccattctacatgtatgtattataatAGCTTGGTGAAAACCTGATAATCCAGACTATGATTGTCCCATTTCAGTAAGTGGGATTAATGTTAATGTTAATTAATTAGAGCGATGTGAactatatcaacattttttacagtttgcAGTAATAGTAATAAACTACAAATATGTCTGGAaaagtatttgtttattttaaatatgaatattattattaattcatttactttGTCGTACGAAAACTTGCTTCCTTCATCATATCATTGCTGAGATGATAAAAGCCTTATATCtcaacaaaaaagtgaaatgttcAGGAGAgcataaatacattaattgcTTTCAATACAAGATTACAGATCATGTTCATGTAAGTTGCAAGGTTCAGTAagttcattgtacatgtaggacatAATATTTGCAAATTGAAATGCAAAAGTTTGTCAGAACAAAATCTGAATTaattagcaacaacaaaatcttttttaaagtcattttcatcaaaatttgacatgcaGATCGATTTTTATCATCTCTACGCCAATATTGGGATCTTAAATTTATGCTACTGACATGTACAGTGATTTTAGTATTGAAGGATgaaaatttttgtaaaaaatttgCTATTTCAAGATAACTCTAATTTGACCTCTGCCAACATCATTCTCACCCACCTAAGACTATAATATAACCAATGATATTATAGTCTCATTCACTGGTGTTGAGTCGTATTTGATAACCACCTCTTTATCTCCAATTTGAAATTGTGTGATATGAATGGAGGACAAAGCCCGTGTTTGATGCTGGGAAGGGGGTCTTAGTAAAAGGGTGGGTACGGGGATGTGTGGCCCGAATAGGGTCCTTTTTGGCCTCTCTTGTTTACCTATGgccccttttttaaaaattggtgTACATATTAATTTTTGAGGAATTTTTCTTTGGTTTACCGATATATTGTCAAAAAGTACTTATTTGCATTCCAATTTACTTGGTATTAAAAAACACTGATTAGTTTTAAAAAGGCCCCTTCCAAAAGCAACAAAAGTAAATGGTTAACACATGGGTTGCAAATTTGCATCTTCTTAGGTTTACTCATCAAAGGGTGGT
Encoded here:
- the LOC135157881 gene encoding uncharacterized protein LOC135157881 — encoded protein: MEEGCISYNSRKLIVNTLVSHLIETYTKWPKTEQKLAMAKCIVTQFPALDNDDHDAYLTWFTPASQNKTKDSSGYIEMRLRNVRYRDPARTPKESNKKVQANLPNTEDLDLSSDRDEEVDAKIKWLQDHKEPRQQVRSWMRDTCKARAGYIRDNKDKPVQELLLLFPRLIDTEGMVDQDFRILFPQSADKLFLTWPKFCRHVLNYAEKQVDWRLYLNFKGAVETDEQEVNLSLQVLPMLFPPGKKKGAKGRSGSSTMDEARKAFVQRKEIGTNIPGFLDQKTQTQPFVLIQGEIDKPEQVFVVVENSTIPCTSLLKGIDICMKLVYILDMDYAWQCQHVWDFLQKNVYKLGQVKGRGTSVPAVTLLKTYLENKVKEV